CCCGGCGTTCCCGGGTGCGCCTGAGCTCGGCACAGCGCCGCGAGCAGTTGCTCACCATCGCCCGGGAGGTGTTCGCGGAACGCGGATTCGAGGGGACCTCGGTGGAGGAGATCGCAGCCCGCGCCGGCGTCTCAAAGCCTGTGGTCTACGAGCATTTCGGAGGCAAGGACGGCGCCTACCAAGCTGTGGTCGAGAAGGAGACCACTACCCTGCACGCCGAGATCCACGCCGCCCTCACCAGGCCAGGTGCAGGCCCGCGGGAAACCCTGGAGCGCGGCGCCCTGGCTCTCCTGGACTACATCGACCGCTGCCCCGACGGGTTCCGCATCCTCTCACGGGATTCCTCGCTCGCAAACCCCACCGGCTCTTTCGCCTCCATCCTCAGCGAGATCGCCACCCAGGTCGAGGACATCCTGCGCGCCGAGTTCCCCCGCCTCGGACACGACCCGCAATACGCGCACCTGTATGCCCAGGCCCTGGTCGGGTTGGTGGCCATGACCGGGCAGCAGTGGCTGGATGACCGCGAGCCCGAACGACTCGTGGTGGCGCGGCACCTGATCAACCTGGCCTGGAACGGCATGGCGCACCTCACACCCAGCCCCAGGCTTCTCGTGGAGGTCAAGGACTCACGCCAGTAGGCGGCGCAGCATCGCCGCCAGGGATTCCCGTTCGCCGGCTGACCAGCCAGCCAGGAGGGATTCCTCCAATTCGACCAGGGCCTCCAGGGCATTGTCCACGGCACGCCTGCCGGCCCCGGTGAGTCCGACGACGACGGAACGGCCGTCGCTGGGTGCGGCATGACGGGTCACCAGTCCACGGTCGCACAGCCGGTCCACCCGGTTGGTCATGGTGCCGGAGGTGACGTGGGTCTGATGCAAGAGCTGCCCCGGAGATAGCTGGTAGGGCTCCCCAGCCCGCCGCAGGGCGGCCAAGACGTCAAATTCCCAGTTGTCCAGACCATGCTCAGCGAAACAGCGTTTGCGGGCTGCGTCGAGCAGGGCGGCCAGGCGGTGGATCCGCGACCACACCGCCATCGGCGAGGTCGCGAGATCGGGACGTTCCCGGTGCCACGCGGCCATCACCTCGTCAACCTCGTCCATCACGGCTCCTCACCCCACCACCTGAGCCCCAGGCACTGGGCCACAGACCCTGCGGACAGCACGGACCCTGGAGGACAGCAGCAGCCGCTCAGCGATCGCATCGGATGTCCCGGCCTCACCGGCCAGGAACGCGATCGTCGGGCCGGAGCCACTGACGATGGCGCCGGCCGCTCCGGCATCGCGTCCCATCCTCAGGACCTCGGCCAGTTCGGGCTGGAGGCTGATCGCAGCCTGCTGCAGGTCGTTGCTGAGCAGCTTTCCCAGACGCGGAACGTCGCCGTCGGCGAGCGCCGCCAGCAGGTCCGGGCCGATGCCGGTGGGCTGCGGCGAGCTGATGCGGTCGAATTCCCGGAAAACCGCCGGGGTGGACAAGCCATGGTGGCTGAGGGCAAGCACCCACCGGAAGGTGCCGCCAACGGCCACGGGGGTCAGTTTCTCACCTCGTCCGGCCCCCAGTGCGGTGCCTCCGTGGAGCAGAAAGGGGACGTCGGCGCCGAGCTGGGCTGCGAGGCCATGGAGCTGCTGGAGGCTCAGCCCGGTTTCCCACAGCTGATTGCAGGCGACGAGGGTGGCGGCGGCGTCGGCGGATCCTCCGGCCATGCCACCCGCAATGGGGATGCGCTTGTGGATCCGGATGTCGGCACCAGCACCCTCGGCTCCGCAGGTCTTAGCCAGTAGCCGGGCGGCGCGGGTCACGAGGTTGGTGCCGTCCGTGGGCAGCCCCGCTGCTCCCTCACCCCGGAAGCTCAGCCGGATTTCCCCGGTGCTGAGTGGCCGGGCGGTCAGCTCGTCGAACAGCGACACAGCCTGGAAGACCGTGCCGAGGGCGTGATAGCCGTCCTGGCCGGTGGCCCCAACGTTCAGCGCCAGATTCACCTTCGCCGGCACCCGCACCCGCACTTCAGCCACAGTCCGGGCCTAGCGTCGCGGCGGCTCCATCCGCCAGCCTGCTCGCGATGGCGGCGAAGGCCGCGACGTCGAGGACCTCGCCCCGGACCTGCGGGTCCAGGCCTGCCGACTCGATGGCCTCCGCTGCCGCCGCTGACCCGCCGAACAGCCCCGACAACGCGGCCCGCAGCATCTTGCGGCGCGACGCGAAGGCCGCGTCGATCACCGCGAACACCTGCTGCCGGGTCGCCGTGGTCTCCGGTGGGGCGTGGCGCTCCAGCCGCACCAGCCCCGAGTCGACGTTGGGCACCGGCCAGAAGACCTTCGGGGGCACAGTGCCGGCGCGCGTGGCCGAGGCCCACCAGGCGAGCTTCGCGCTGGGCGCTCCGTAGACCTTGGAGCCGGGCTGCGCGGCCAGCCGGTCCGCGACCTCCAGCTGCACCATCACCAGGCCCCGCCGCCAGGACGGGAAGTGCTCAAGCAGATGCAGCAGCACCGGCACCGACACGTTGTACGGCAGGTTCGCGACCACCGCGGTCGGCGCCTGGCCGGGCAGGTCGGTGACGGCCAGCGCGTCGGCAGCGACCACGTCCAGCCGCGCCGCGGCCTGTGGCCCGAGCCGCTGCGCGACGGTTGTCCCCAGACGGCCGGCCAGGCGGTCATCGATCTCGACGGCGGTGACCGCACGAGCCACCTCAAGCAGCCCGAGGGTCAGCGACCCCAGCCCAGGGCCGATCTCCAGGACGACGTCATCAGGTCCAATGCCAGACAGGGCAACGATGCGGCGCACCGTGTTGGCGTCGACGACGAAGTTCTGGCCGCGCTGTTTGGTGGGCCGCAGGTCCAGCCCAGCAGCGATCCGGCGTGCCGAGCTGGGATCCAGCAGGCCGGTCTCAGGCATCGCCGCCCCAGCTCGTGGCGTAGGCCGCCTCGGTGTTGGCCCTCACCTGGCGGCAGAAGCCGGCCAGGTCGGCGTCCAGCAGATCAGCCAGGAATACGACCGTATGGGGTAGCAGGTAGGGCGCGTTCGGCTTGCCGCGCTGCGGTTTCGGCGTGAGATAGGGCGCGTCGGTCTCCACGAGAATGCGGTCCAGAGGTGTCGCCTTCGCGGCCTCCCGCAGCGGCCCCGCCGATCCGAAGGTCACCACCCCCGGGTACGACAGCCAGAAGCCACGGTCCACGCACTCCCGGGCGAAGCCGGCGTCCCCGGAGAAGCAGTGCATCACGACCCTCCCGGGGCGCTCCCCGGAGTCGAGGATCCTCAGCACGTCGGCGTGGGCGTCCCGGTCGTGGATCACGAGGGTGAGGTCCTTCTGTCGCGCCAGGGCAATGTGGGCGCGGAAGCTGTGGGCCTGCGCCTGCTGCCCCTGAGGGTCGCGGGTGCGGTAGTAGTCCAGCCCGGTCTCACCGACGGCCACCACGCCCGGCAGCGACGCGAGCGCCGGCAGTTCCGCCAGCTCTTCGTCGAGGGCCGCCAGGCCGCCGCCCTGGAAGCAGCGTGCCGCGTCATTCGGGTGGATGGCGACGGCGGCCCGGACCCTGGGGTCGGCAGCCGCCAGGGCAGCGGCGGCGCGCGATGAAGGCAGGTCGCAGCCGACATCGACCACACCCAGCACCCCGGCGGCCGCGGCCGCATCGAGGGACTGCGCCACCTCAAGTCCGGAATACTCGGCGGTGGATCCCAGATGGGTGTGATTGTCGATGACATGCGCAGGAAGCGCCTCAGGAGCAGCCGGGAGATGCTCTGGAAGGCTCATTCGCCCTCCTTCCTGGCCGCCAGGGCGGCCTCGTAAAGTTCCTTGCGGGAGATCCCGAGCAGGTCTGCCACAGCACGCACTGCCTGTGACAGTTTCTCACCATCGGCGACCCGGGAGGCCACCAGGTCAAGAGCGTCCCCCATCCCGGCGCGGACTGGTTCGGCTCCGGCAACGACGACGGTCACCTCACCCCGGACCCCGTCCGCAGTCCAGCCTGCCAACTCCGCCAGGCAACCCCGGACGATCTCCTCATGGGGCTTGGTCAATTCCCGGCACACCACCGCGCGCCGCCCCGGGCCGAAGGTATCCGCCGCGTCCAGCAGCCACTCGTGGAGACGGTGCGGCGCCTCGAACAGGATCATGGTGCGCTCCTCCGCGGCCAGGGCCGCCAGCCGGGCGCGCCGCTCCCCCGGTTTCCTGGGCAGGAACCCCTCGAAGCAGAACCGGTCGCAGGGCAGCCCGGAGACCGCGAGCGCGGTCAGGACCGCCGAGGGCCCGGGAACGGCGGTGACCGGCAGGTCATGGTCGATGCACGCCCTCACGAGGCGGTATCCCGGGTCGCTGACCGAGGGCATCCCGGCATCGGTGACCAGCACCACCCGCTGCCCGGCAGCAATCACGTCCACCAGCTCCGTGGTCCGGGCAGCCTCGTTGCCCTCGAAGTAGGACACCACCCTCGCCCCAGTCACCACACCAAGGCGACGCAACAAGGTCACTAAGCGGCGAGTGTCCTCAGCCGCGATCACATCAGCAGCCACCAAGGCCTCGCGCAACGCAGGACTGGCATGGGTATGCGATCCGATAGGGGTGGCAGCCAGCACCAGTACGCCTCGGGTCGGATCCATAACCGCCAGCCTAGTGTCGCCCCACAATCTCGCTGTTGCTCTCCCACCCCAGATGCGGCGTCTCGCCTCGTTGACCTCGCCCACGGCACACCCAGGCGCCGCTTCACACAGTTACCCGCCACTCCGCCCCGGGACCGCCTCCCACTGACCAGCCTCCGCCACACGACACCAGCATCAGGGCCGTGAACTCACTGGCCTGCCTCCCCAGCCCCCCAGTCCGCCTTTGCAACAGAGCACCTTGTCGCGGAACCTCTTAGACTGTCCGCGTGGTGACGACTATCGAGGCTCTTGAAGACGGGCAGCTCAGGGACCGGCTGCCCGGATGGCTGGTGGCCGTCGGTCTCGCGGTCTTCGCCTTCGCAACCCGCATCTACAACCTGGGGTTTCCCGGGAAGATCGTCTTCGACGAGACCTACTACGCCAAGGACGCCTGGGGGCTGCTGCACTCCGGCTACGAGAGGCAGTGGCTGGACACCAAGCAGTTCGGCACCGACGACAAGATCGCGGCCGGGGACCTGAGTGGCTTCACGGACAATCCCGCCTATGTGGTACATCCGCCCCTCGGCAAGTGGCTGATCGCGATCGGTGAGCATTTCTTCGGGATGACGCCCTTCGGCTGGCGATTCATGTCCTGCGTCTTCGGGGCGCTGCTGGTGTTCCTGACGGTGCGGATGGCGCGGCGCCTGTCGCGTTCGACGCTGGTCGGCGCCATCGCGGGGGTGCTGCTCACCTTCGATGGCCTGGCATTCACCATGAGCCGGATCGCACTACTCGACATCTTCCAGGCAACGTTCGTGCTCGCCGCCGTGGCTGCGCTGATCGCCGACCGGGACTGGTTCCGCTCACACCTGGCCCGGTACCTGCGCACAAACAACATGGAAAGCCTGCAGGGCGCGTATGGTCCGCTTGCCCTGCTGCGGCCCTGGCGGCTCGTGGCCGGGGTAATGTTCGGCGCGGCCTGCGCTGTGAAGTGGAACTCCATCTACGTGGTCGCCGTGTTCGGGGTCCTGACGGTGGCCTGGGACATCGGTGCCCGCCGCCTCGCCGGCGCGGGCCGCAGGCTGAACGTCACCTGGCTCACCTGGGCCACGGCGTCGGCGTTGATGATCTGCGCCACGATCGTGATCGGTTCCCGCGCCGGTTTCCCCCAGGCTGCGTTGCTGGTCGGTGCCGTCGGCGGGCTGATCCTGTACGCCCACGTCCTGGGGCTGTGGCGGTCGCTGCTCAGCGACGCCCCCATGGCTTTCCTGTCGACGGTGGTGCTAGCGATCCCCGTCTATCTCGCCTCATGGACGGGCTGGCTGACGACCTCGGGCGGCTACCTGCGTGACTGGGGCGCGAAGCACCCGGACGACCCCGTCGTGCGGTTCCTGGGACCGGACCTGGGGGCATTGTGGAACTATCACGTGTCCGCCTACTCGTTCCACACCGGCGAGACCATGATGGTCAAGGCGGAACACCCCTACGAGGCCCACCCGCTGGGCTGGCTGGTGATGGTGCGCCCGATCGGGATCGACGCCCAGAATGACATCCAGCCAGGCGACCAGGGCTGCACCGCCGACGGCACCACTTGCCTGAGGGTGATCTCGGGAATCGGCACCCCCATCCTGTGGTGGATGGCCTTTGCCGCTCTGATCGCGGGGATCTGGTGGTGGCTGGGCCGCCGCGACTGGCGGTTCGCCGTCCCCGTCCTGGGCGTGCTGTCGGTGTGGCTGCCGTGGTTCCAGTACGCGGACCGTCCGCTGTTCTTCTTCTACGCGATCGTGCTGCTGCCGTTCTACGTGACGGGACTGGCGATGGCTCTGGGAAAGATCCTCGGCCCGGCGCACCATCCGAGACGCCGCATCCGTGCCGTGCTCGCCGGGGTCGCCGTCGCGCTGGTGGTCCTGCACTTCGCGTTCATCTACCCGATCCTCTCGGACGAGCTGCTGACCCGCCCTGAGTGGCTGGCGCGGATGTGGTTTGGCACCTGGATCTAACGCAGGAACGCGGCAGGATCACGCTTTCTTGCGGGCTTCCAGGGCCAGACGCTGGTGCTGTGGCCGTTCCAGGAAGCAGGCGATGACCGCGACGAGGAAAATCGAGGCCGCGGGCAGCAGCAGGGTGGTCGACATGGCGGCGGCGATTCCCTCCCGGGCCGTCTCCGGGATCGCCTCTTCCTGTCCTGGCTCCGAGCCGACGTGCGTCAGCAGCAGTGCGCTCATCACCGTCGCGATCAGCGCGCTGCCGAGCACCGAGCCCACCTGCCGGGTTGAGTTGTAGACCCCGGAGCCCGCGCCGGCGCGCATCGGTGGCAGGTTCGCGGTCGCCGACGACGACAAGGGGCTGAACACCAGGCTGCCTGCCGCGCCGGTGAGGGTCATCGTGGCGATCGGCACCCACACGGGTGTGGTCATGTCGAGGAAGTGCGCGGTCGCCAGGAGCGACCCCGACCACACCAGGGCGCCGGTGACGGTGAGATAGCGCGGATGCACCTGGTTGACCAGCCGTCCGGTCCAGTTCGACACCACCAGGGTGACCACAGCCGCCGGGGCGTTCATCAGGGCCGCGGCCAGGGGGGTCAGGCCGCGAGCCTGCTGAGCCCACATCATCAGCGGGTACGGGGTGGCGACGGAGGTCAGGCCGACCAGGGCGATGGCCAGGTTGGCGACGGAGAAGTTGCGGTCCTTGAACAGTGCCAGGGGCATCAGCGGCTCATCCGGATTGCGCCACTGCCACAGGACGAACACCACGAGCAGTAGCACCCCCGTGATCAGCAGCGACGTCACGCTGATGGGCCCGTAGATCACGCCCCAGTCGTGGCTGGTCGCCTCCTGGAGGCTGAACACGATGCAGAACAGCCCCGCGCCGGAGAGCACGACCCCGAGCCAGTCGAACCGGTGCCGGTTCTTCTCCAGGTCCGGGACCAGCCGGGCGGCCGCGATGTAGCCGACCACACCGATCGGCACGTTGATGAAGAAGATCCACTCCCACCCGAGCATCCCGATCAGCAGGCCGCCCAGCAACGGGCCGACGAGCATCGCCAGGCCCGCGGTCGCCCCCCAGATCGCCATCGCCTTGCCGCGCTGGTGGGGTGGGAACAGCCGAGTGATCACGGCCATGGTCTGCGGGGTCATCAGAGAAGCGCCCAGGCCCTGCACCACCCGGGCCATGACCAGCATCTCGACGGTGTTGGTCAGGCCGCAGGCCAGCGAGGCGAGGGTGAAGACGATGAGCCCGAGTAGGTAGATCTGCTTGGGCCCGAACCGGTCGCCGAGCCGCCCAGTGATCAGCAGCGGCACCGCATAGGCCAGCAGGTAGGCGCTGGAGACCCACACCACGGCGGCGACGTCCGCGCCCAGCTCAGTCATGATCGTCGGAGTCGCGACCGTGACGATCGTGCTGTCGACGAGAATCATGAAGAACCCCGCCACCATGGCCCACAGCGACCGCCAGGCGTTGGAGGGCACAGCGGACTCGGGTTGGTTCATGGTTCTCCTCAGGTCGCGAGCCGATTATCTCGGCTAGGACAATAGCGGCCTTGCGGCGACCAGGAACTTTCCTGGACCAGATGCCGGGCATTTCGCCCAGAACATCAGCCGGCGGGGCGGCGGCGTTTCAGCAGGCGTCCGGCCCCAGCGCGCAGCTTCGAGGCCCAGGGCAGCGACACGCCGCGGGCAGCGCCGGTGCCCAGCAGCAGGGCCGCCAGGTAGCAGCCCGACGCGGTGCCATTCATCAGCTCACCGCGGCCGTTGCCGCGGGTGTAGAACCCGCCGGGAATGGCGGAGGCGCCGACGACGGGGCGGCCGTGGTCACTGGGATCGATGATGAGCTGCCCGGGCGTCGAGTCTGTGGCCCCAAACTCGGTGGCAGCCCAGTTGGACAGCGCCACGGCGGCATCCTGGACCTGGATGCGAGCGCATTTGGAGCCGAGCAGCAACACCTCGCCGCCGATGGGCCGGATCAGCCAGACCGGCGGGCCCGCGAGCAGCGTCACCTCCCTGGGAACCGCGACGCCCCGCAACCGCAGGGCCGGCACGTACTGCGGCTGCCCGATGCCGGCCACCGCCCCCCAGGGACTCACCCCGAGGGTGTCGACGACGGCGTGCGCGGTCATCACCTCCAGGTCCCGCGACCAGGCCAGGTTCCATCGGAACGCCACCTCGGTTGCCCCGTCACCGCGCCTGATGCGGGTGACGGTGACGTCGTGGAGGATTCTCGCCCCGGTGGACGCGGTCTGCGCCTCCAGGGTCTGGGCGTAGTCGCCGGGATCGACCAGGAGAGCTGCTGAACGCAACCCCGCGCAGGCCCTGGAACTCAGCTCGGGCGTCAGCAGCGAGACCTCCGCCCCGCCGCCAGCGATGAGCTGCTGCACCCGCCGAAGCTCCCGGTCCAGGGCAACGCCGAGGGAGTGGTCGTGCAACTCCACCTCGGTCAGCTCCAGGGCACCTGCAGCCGCCACTCCACGGATCTCCTCGAGTCCCGCGAGATTGCGCCTGACATGCTCGTGGGCCGCACCGTCCCCGTAGGCCCCGGCCATGGTCGCGACCGTGCTGGCATGCGCGCAGGCTGCGACACCATGCCCGATGGCTGCGGTGACAAGCTCCGGGTTAGGGTCGAGCACAGCGACGGAGAAGCCCTCTGTGGCCAGGCGTCTGGCAGCGGTCAGACCCGCGACGCTGGCCCCGATCACAACCACATCCAGCACCATGACCCAACCCTATCCGGGGCCCGGAGCCGGCTCGCAGGACATCACGGTTCACTCATGTCATCTGTGCCTGGACCCGGCAACGGCAGTAACATGCCCGCGACGAAAGGACTGGGCCATGTTCGGCTGGAAGTTGCACAACAACGGAATCCTTGCTCCCGGGGCCGTGGTGGCCCCGACCGAACGACTCAGCTGGGGACGAACGATCGGGCTCGGCGCCCAGCACGTGGTCGCGATGTTCGGCGCCACGTTCGTGTTCCCCCTGCTGATGGGGCTCAATCCGCAGCTCGCGGTGATGATGAGCGGCATCGCGACGCTGGTGTTCCTGTTCGTCGTGAAACACCGCGTACCCAGCTACCTAGGCTCCTCGGCCTCGTTCGTGGGGGTCGCGACCGCGATCTACGCGGCCGGCGGCAACCCCGCGACCTTGACGGGCGCACTCTTCGTGGTCGGCCTGACCCTGTTCATGGTGGGGTTGATCATCCACTTCGCGGGGGCCCGGGTGATCCACCGGGCGCTGCCGCCGGTAGTGACCGGGGCCGTCGTGATGCTGATCGGCTTCAACCTGGCCCCGGTGGTCGCGGGGACGTACTGGCCGCAGGACCCATGGCTGGCGTTCATCGTCATGCTGATCGTGATCACGTTAAGCGTCGGGCTGCGTGGCTTCCCCGGGCGGATCGCGATCTTCTTGTCGCTGGTGACCGGCTACATCCTGAGCTGGGTCTTCGACCTGGTCTTCGGGCCCGTCCAGAACGCCGCCGCCGACGGCACCGTCACTGAGAAGCTGCGCGTCGACTGGTCGGCCGTGACCTCCGCGGACTGGTTCGGGCTGCCGCCGGTCACCGACCTGGCCAGCTGGCAGTTCGGCGGCACCGGCAACGTCGTCGGCTTCCACCTGCCGCAGTTCTCGCTCGGCGCCATCGTCATCGCCCTGCCGGTGGTGATCGCGCTGATCGCTGAGAACACCGGGCACGTCAAGGCGGTCGCGGAGATGACGGGCGAGAACCTCGATCCGCTGATGGGACGCGCCATCGCCGCCGACGGTGGCGGCTCGATGCTCGCGACCCTCGTCGGCGCCGGCCCCACCACCACCTATGCGGAGAACATCGGTGTGATGGCCGCCACGCGCGTCTACTCGACGGCCGCCTACGTGGTGGCTGCGCTGGTCGCCATCGGGTTTGGCCTGTCGCCGAAGTTCGGCGCGGTGATCTCCGCCACCCCGGGCGCGGTGCTGGGCGGCATCTGCGTCGTGCTGTACGGCATGATCGGCCTGCTCGGAGCGAAGATCTGGAAGGAGAACCACGTCGACTTCGGCAATCCGATCAATCTGATCCCGGCCGCGGCGGGCATCATCATCGGCATCGGCGACGTGAAGCTGCCGATCGGCCCGAACCTCACCCTGGGCGGTATCGCGCTGGGCACCATCGTGACGGTGGCCGTCTACCACATCGCCCACGCCATCGCGCCACGCGAGCTCCGGGAGGCTGTCGACGGCGCAGGCCTGATCTATGACGCGCCCGGCTTCTACGACGAGGACGGCGACGACCCCCAGGAACCAGCCGATAGCGGCGATGAGCGGGGGGACAACGACCGGCGGTAGCATCTGGAGCCATGACTTCGCTGATCCACGCCGACCAGGCCGGTTTCTTCGGGGAACACGGTGGTCGTTTCCTGCCCCCGCAGCTTGAGGCCCCCATCGCCGAGGTGGCAGCCGCCTACGCTGAGGCCCGGCAGGACCCCCAGTTCCAGGCCGACTATGAGGCGCTGCTTGCCGACTATGTCGGCCGCCCGTCGCCGCTGTTCCTGGCAGCCGGGCTGACGAAGCATCTCGGTGGCGCGAAGATCTATCTGAAGCGCGAGGACCTCAACCACACCGGCGCCCACAAGATCAACCACTGCCTGGGCGAGGGCCTGCTGGCCAAGCGGATGGGCAAGAGGAAGCTGATCGCGGAGACCGGCGCGGGACAGCACGGTGTGGCGCTTGCGACGGCGGCCGCGCTGCTCGGGCTGGAGTGTGAGATCCACATGGGCGCCATCGACGTGGCCAAGCAGCACCCCAATGTGGTGCGGATGGAGCTGCTGGGCGCGAAGGTGGTCTCGGTGACCTCGGGCGGACAGGCCCTCAAGGACGCCGTCGACTCGGCCTTCGGGGTGTTCGCCAACGACTACGCAGATACGTTCTTCGCTATCGGGTCCGTCGTCGGCCCGGACCCCTACCCGTCGATGGTGCGCGACTTCCAGTCGATCGTGGGGCGTGAGGCCAAGCGCCAGATCCTGGAGAAGGAGAACCGTCTGCCGGATGCGCTGGTGGCGTGCGTCGGCGGCGGGTCGAACGCGCTGGGACTGTTCACTGGCTTCCTGGAGGACGAGTCGGTGAGGATGTTCGGCGTCGAGCCCTCGGGACGGGACCTGGGCGTGCTCGGTGAGCATGCCGCGACGATCACGCTCGGCTCCCCCGGGATGCTGCACGGCATGCGGACGCTGCTGCTACAGGACCAGGACGGCAACCCGGCGGCAGTGCACTCCATCGCTTCGGGCCTGGACTATCCCGGGGTTGGCCCGCAACACGCCTTCCTGCGGGA
The sequence above is drawn from the Arachnia rubra genome and encodes:
- the rsmA gene encoding 16S rRNA (adenine(1518)-N(6)/adenine(1519)-N(6))-dimethyltransferase RsmA, whose protein sequence is MPETGLLDPSSARRIAAGLDLRPTKQRGQNFVVDANTVRRIVALSGIGPDDVVLEIGPGLGSLTLGLLEVARAVTAVEIDDRLAGRLGTTVAQRLGPQAAARLDVVAADALAVTDLPGQAPTAVVANLPYNVSVPVLLHLLEHFPSWRRGLVMVQLEVADRLAAQPGSKVYGAPSAKLAWWASATRAGTVPPKVFWPVPNVDSGLVRLERHAPPETTATRQQVFAVIDAAFASRRKMLRAALSGLFGGSAAAAEAIESAGLDPQVRGEVLDVAAFAAIASRLADGAAATLGPDCG
- a CDS encoding FAD-dependent oxidoreductase produces the protein MVLDVVVIGASVAGLTAARRLATEGFSVAVLDPNPELVTAAIGHGVAACAHASTVATMAGAYGDGAAHEHVRRNLAGLEEIRGVAAAGALELTEVELHDHSLGVALDRELRRVQQLIAGGGAEVSLLTPELSSRACAGLRSAALLVDPGDYAQTLEAQTASTGARILHDVTVTRIRRGDGATEVAFRWNLAWSRDLEVMTAHAVVDTLGVSPWGAVAGIGQPQYVPALRLRGVAVPREVTLLAGPPVWLIRPIGGEVLLLGSKCARIQVQDAAVALSNWAATEFGATDSTPGQLIIDPSDHGRPVVGASAIPGGFYTRGNGRGELMNGTASGCYLAALLLGTGAARGVSLPWASKLRAGAGRLLKRRRPAG
- a CDS encoding TetR/AcrR family transcriptional regulator is translated as MSSAQRREQLLTIAREVFAERGFEGTSVEEIAARAGVSKPVVYEHFGGKDGAYQAVVEKETTTLHAEIHAALTRPGAGPRETLERGALALLDYIDRCPDGFRILSRDSSLANPTGSFASILSEIATQVEDILRAEFPRLGHDPQYAHLYAQALVGLVAMTGQQWLDDREPERLVVARHLINLAWNGMAHLTPSPRLLVEVKDSRQ
- a CDS encoding DHA2 family efflux MFS transporter permease subunit is translated as MNQPESAVPSNAWRSLWAMVAGFFMILVDSTIVTVATPTIMTELGADVAAVVWVSSAYLLAYAVPLLITGRLGDRFGPKQIYLLGLIVFTLASLACGLTNTVEMLVMARVVQGLGASLMTPQTMAVITRLFPPHQRGKAMAIWGATAGLAMLVGPLLGGLLIGMLGWEWIFFINVPIGVVGYIAAARLVPDLEKNRHRFDWLGVVLSGAGLFCIVFSLQEATSHDWGVIYGPISVTSLLITGVLLLVVFVLWQWRNPDEPLMPLALFKDRNFSVANLAIALVGLTSVATPYPLMMWAQQARGLTPLAAALMNAPAAVVTLVVSNWTGRLVNQVHPRYLTVTGALVWSGSLLATAHFLDMTTPVWVPIATMTLTGAAGSLVFSPLSSSATANLPPMRAGAGSGVYNSTRQVGSVLGSALIATVMSALLLTHVGSEPGQEEAIPETAREGIAAAMSTTLLLPAASIFLVAVIACFLERPQHQRLALEARKKA
- a CDS encoding dolichyl-phosphate-mannose--protein mannosyltransferase — its product is MVTTIEALEDGQLRDRLPGWLVAVGLAVFAFATRIYNLGFPGKIVFDETYYAKDAWGLLHSGYERQWLDTKQFGTDDKIAAGDLSGFTDNPAYVVHPPLGKWLIAIGEHFFGMTPFGWRFMSCVFGALLVFLTVRMARRLSRSTLVGAIAGVLLTFDGLAFTMSRIALLDIFQATFVLAAVAALIADRDWFRSHLARYLRTNNMESLQGAYGPLALLRPWRLVAGVMFGAACAVKWNSIYVVAVFGVLTVAWDIGARRLAGAGRRLNVTWLTWATASALMICATIVIGSRAGFPQAALLVGAVGGLILYAHVLGLWRSLLSDAPMAFLSTVVLAIPVYLASWTGWLTTSGGYLRDWGAKHPDDPVVRFLGPDLGALWNYHVSAYSFHTGETMMVKAEHPYEAHPLGWLVMVRPIGIDAQNDIQPGDQGCTADGTTCLRVISGIGTPILWWMAFAALIAGIWWWLGRRDWRFAVPVLGVLSVWLPWFQYADRPLFFFYAIVLLPFYVTGLAMALGKILGPAHHPRRRIRAVLAGVAVALVVLHFAFIYPILSDELLTRPEWLARMWFGTWI
- a CDS encoding 4-(cytidine 5'-diphospho)-2-C-methyl-D-erythritol kinase produces the protein MAEVRVRVPAKVNLALNVGATGQDGYHALGTVFQAVSLFDELTARPLSTGEIRLSFRGEGAAGLPTDGTNLVTRAARLLAKTCGAEGAGADIRIHKRIPIAGGMAGGSADAAATLVACNQLWETGLSLQQLHGLAAQLGADVPFLLHGGTALGAGRGEKLTPVAVGGTFRWVLALSHHGLSTPAVFREFDRISSPQPTGIGPDLLAALADGDVPRLGKLLSNDLQQAAISLQPELAEVLRMGRDAGAAGAIVSGSGPTIAFLAGEAGTSDAIAERLLLSSRVRAVRRVCGPVPGAQVVG
- a CDS encoding TatD family hydrolase yields the protein MSLPEHLPAAPEALPAHVIDNHTHLGSTAEYSGLEVAQSLDAAAAAGVLGVVDVGCDLPSSRAAAALAAADPRVRAAVAIHPNDAARCFQGGGLAALDEELAELPALASLPGVVAVGETGLDYYRTRDPQGQQAQAHSFRAHIALARQKDLTLVIHDRDAHADVLRILDSGERPGRVVMHCFSGDAGFARECVDRGFWLSYPGVVTFGSAGPLREAAKATPLDRILVETDAPYLTPKPQRGKPNAPYLLPHTVVFLADLLDADLAGFCRQVRANTEAAYATSWGGDA
- the rsmI gene encoding 16S rRNA (cytidine(1402)-2'-O)-methyltransferase: MDPTRGVLVLAATPIGSHTHASPALREALVAADVIAAEDTRRLVTLLRRLGVVTGARVVSYFEGNEAARTTELVDVIAAGQRVVLVTDAGMPSVSDPGYRLVRACIDHDLPVTAVPGPSAVLTALAVSGLPCDRFCFEGFLPRKPGERRARLAALAAEERTMILFEAPHRLHEWLLDAADTFGPGRRAVVCRELTKPHEEIVRGCLAELAGWTADGVRGEVTVVVAGAEPVRAGMGDALDLVASRVADGEKLSQAVRAVADLLGISRKELYEAALAARKEGE
- a CDS encoding MarR family winged helix-turn-helix transcriptional regulator, producing MDEVDEVMAAWHRERPDLATSPMAVWSRIHRLAALLDAARKRCFAEHGLDNWEFDVLAALRRAGEPYQLSPGQLLHQTHVTSGTMTNRVDRLCDRGLVTRHAAPSDGRSVVVGLTGAGRRAVDNALEALVELEESLLAGWSAGERESLAAMLRRLLA